One window of the Colletotrichum destructivum chromosome 6, complete sequence genome contains the following:
- a CDS encoding Putative WD40/YVTN repeat-like-containing domain superfamily, with product MDVAMSDTTGPASDTALLGTLLDGNQKTTKSLYIDSPALFTKKRQRIEVGDLAVEEDPIDRATAERRFRLEYVDVQELPSALAAKQPAPPKSRRSKAHPNAEKALVRKPAAQKLLESSSGGVAVANNRQVATIENGSQRPSSDSSSLTRPDASTPHGNGPEWHPPWKLMRVISGHLGWVRSLAVEPGNKWFASGAGDRTIKIWDLATGSLRLTLTGHISTVRGLAVSPRHPYLFSCGEDKMVKCWDLETNKVIRHYHGHLSGVYTLALHPTLDVLVTGGRDGVARVWDMRTRSNIHVLSGHTGTVSDVKCQEADPQVITGSLDATVRLWDLAAGKTMGVLTHHKKGVRALATHPQEFTFASGSTGSIKQWKCPEGAFMQNFDGHNAIINTLSVNQENVLFSGGDNGSMSFWDWKTGHRFQALDTTAQPGSLDAEAGIMSSTFDRSGLRLICGEADKTIKIWKQDEKATPESHPVNWQPTLARRKY from the coding sequence atggACGTAGCCATGTCCGACACGACAGGGCCAGCGTCCGACACAGCTCTCCTGGGAAcgctcctcgacggcaaccAGAAGACAACCAAATCCCTCTACATCGACTCGCCTGCTTTATTCACGAAGAAACGACAGCGGATTGAAGTCGGCGATCTTGCCGTTGAGGAGGACCCTATCGACAGGGCGACCGCCGAACGCCGCTTCAGACTTGAGTATGTCGATGTCCAGGAGCTCCCGTCAGCCCTCGCTGCGAAACAACCGGCACCTCCCAAATCCCGGAGAAGCAAGGCGCATCCCAATGCAGAAAAGGCACTCGTTCGGAAGCCTGCCGCCCAGAAGCTACTCGAGAGTAGCAGCGGCGGAGTCGCTGTTGCCAATAATCGACAGGTGGCCACGATTGAAAACGGTTCCCAGCGTCCGTCTTCCGACTCATCAAGCCTGACTCGACCAGATGCTTCAACACCACACGGAAACGGGCCCGAGTGGCATCCTCCATGGAAGCTGATGAGAGTCATCTCGGGTCACTTGGGCTGGGTACGAAGCTTGGCCGTCGAGCCTGGAAACAAGTGGTTCGCTAGCGGTGCTGGAGATAGGACCATCAAGATATGGGATCTCGCCACGGGCTCTTTACGCCTTACTCTGACTGGGCACATCTCGACAGTACGTGGTCTCGCCGTCAGCCCGCGCCACCCCTATCTGTTCTCCTGCGGCGAAGACAAGATGGTTAAGTGCTGGGATCTTGAAACGAACAAGGTTATCCGCCATTATCACGGGCATCTCAGTGGCGTTTACACTCTTGCCCTCCATCCGACTCTTGACGTACTGGTTACTGGTGGTCGAGATGGTGTTGCCAGAGTTTGGGACATGCGAACAAGAAGCAACATCCATGTCTTGTCTGGTCACACAGGGACCGTGTCAGACGTCAAGTGCCAGGAGGCTGATCCTCAGGTTATCACCGGCTCGTTGGATGCAACAGTAAGGCTCTGGGACCTAGCTGCCGGAAAGACGATGGGTGTCTTGACGCACCACAAGAAGGGCGTCAGGGCGCTGGCGACGCATCCTCAAGAGTTCACGTTCGCTTCCGGGAGCACAGGCAGCATCAAGCAGTGGAAATGTCCCGAAGGAGCATTCATGCAAAATTTTGACGGGCATaacgccatcatcaacactCTTAGTGTCAACCAAGAAAATGTACTCTTCTCCGGTGGCGACAACGGCTCCATGAGTTTCTGGGACTGGAAGACAGGTCACCGCTTCCAAGCCCTCGACACCACGGCACAGCCAGGGTCCCTAGACGCTGAGGCAGGCATCATGAGCTCGACCTTTGATCGTTCTGGGCTGCGTCTGATCTGTGGAGAGGCTGACAAGACGATCAAAATATGGAAGCAAGATGAGAAGGCGACCCCTGAATCGCACCCAGTTAATTGGCAGCCGACACTTGCGCGACGCAAATACTAG
- a CDS encoding Putative ankyrin repeat-containing domain superfamily — MDETQNRFPLHTAARERRVSVAETILKTEPKLATREDEDGRLPIHWAASSNCIDIIVLLAQYSNFDPNVQDGSGWTPLMIAASLKDGEALVSLLLQKGADSNLKNHNGQNVLHFVASKNNLDVAKTLISQDSPVSTRVRDKRGQYPIHRAAAVGSVPMVMLLVKNKSPLNAVDASGYTALHHAVAEGHGDTAVALLKAGAECDKRDNDGYLALDLAPDKEVRRYIERAAEEEGIDLGTR, encoded by the exons ATGGACGAAACTCAAAACCGGTTCCCACTGCATACCGCTGCacgagagagaagag TATCGGTGGCTGAGACTATTCTCAAG ACAGAGCCCAAGCTCGCCACTCgggaagacgaagatggcAGATTGCCCATTCACTGGGCTGCATCATCCAACTGCATTGATATCATCGTGTTGCTTGCGCAATACAGCAACTTTGACCCGAACGTTCAA GATGGCAGCGGCTGGACGCCACTGATGATCGCGGCAAGTCTAAAGGACGGCGAAGCGCTCGTTAGTTTACTGCTTCAGAAGGGAGCCGATTCGAATTTGAAAA ACCACAATGGACAG AATGTCCTCCACTTCGTGGCTTCCAAGAACAATCTAGATGTCGCGAAGACACTCATCAGTCAGGACTCTCCTGTGTCTACCAGAGTCCGCGACAAGCGCGGCCAATATCCCATTCACAGAGCTGCGGCCGTAGGCTCAGTGCCCATGGTGATGCTTCTAGTTAAAAACAAGAGCCCTCTCAACGCTGTCGACGCTTCGGGCTACACCGCACTGCATCATGCCGTTGCTGAGGGTCACG GCGATACAGCAGTGGCCTTACTCAAAGCTGGGGCCGAGTGCGACAAGAGAGACAACGACGGCTACCTGGCTTTAGACCTGGCTCCAGACAAGGAG GTTCGCCGCTACATAGAACgtgctgccgaggaggaaggcaTAGATCTGGGGACTAGGTAG
- a CDS encoding Putative BAH domain, AAA+ ATPase domain, ATPase, AAA-type, core, AAA lid domain-containing protein, whose product MASTISPAARRNRRRPVKSTGVARDDSDDELGIDDLPWEWIYESTDAGTPDHTSSDAQNTRKRKRTSGKAPLIKGARMGKFQCHIGDCVLLKAEGSKEAWVAVVCEFMEADDGEKAASFMWFSTEKEIRNKERKRLDSLPNELYISPSWDVNPLAAINGKALVLSHRDFSSRYPSGKVPRSSSDYGKTFICRRACNTRTATYTDEFEWEDIYNASERGVYNLIEFVKTHTKSTRRRQLARDSTPEQPYATSDGAQGAVTPRRTAKYGTSTPRGGNRTVTTPSSRKRIMVKKTLEFTPLGTRKLSLDYLQSSPFQLARSQLHVASVPASLPCRESEFSMVYSYLEAAIADGIGTCIYIAGTPGTGKTATVREAISRLDECVRADELDDFIFVEINGMKITDPHQSYSLLWEALKGERVSPTQAIDLLEREFNNPSPRRTPCVVLMDELDQLVTKNQSVMYNFFNWPGLRHSRLIVLAVANTMDLPERTLSNKISSRIGLTRITFPGYNHEQLMKIIQSRLEGVPGNVVEADAIQFASRKVAAVSGDARRALDICRRAVELAEAESRTESLAAGQKGRRPVASNGKAFVSPVKVTIATIKRAINEATTNPTQQYLRTLPLGPKLLLSSLLVKIQRNGTIETTFGDVMDELHRIMKPDSGAMDSVISALTTKTLVGDAGQVKESMRVAEALALRQAAIELVSAGIIVLEAHKAERPSKMRLAVGDEEIKMAFRDDGEVKALGLHF is encoded by the exons ATGGCCTCTACCATTTCACCAGCAGCCCGCCGGaaccgtcgccggcctgtcaAATCTACAGGGGTCGCGAGAGATGATTcagacgacgagctcggtATCGACGACCTTCCTTGGGAATGGATTTACGAATCTACAGACGCTGGAACTCCAGACCACACTAGTAGCGATGCTCAGAATACTCGAAAGCGCAAAAGAACCAGTGGCAAGGCTCCTCTGATCAAAGGCGCCCGGATGGGCAAATTTCAATGTCACATTGGGGATTGCGTTCTCCTGAAGGCCGAAGGTTCGAAAGAGGCCTGGGTCGCGGTTGTTTGCGAGTTCATGGAAGCAGATGATGGCGAAAAGGCAGCTAGCTTTATGTGGTTTTCGACAGAAAAAGAAATTCGCAACAAGGAGAGGAAACGGTTGGATTCTTTGCCT AATGAACTATACATATCCCCCTCGTGGGACGTCAACCCCCTCGCTGCTATCAACGGCAAAGCTCTGGTTTTGTCACATCGAGACTTCTCATCAAGATACCCGTCAGGAAAGGTGCCGCGATCCTCGTCCGACTACGGGAAAACGTTTATATGCCGCCGTGCCTGCAACACGAGAACGGCGACGTACACCGACGAGTTTGAATGGGAAGACATTTATAATGCCAGTGAACGGGGCGTCTACAACTTGATTGAGTTTGTGAAAACCCATACCAAGTCGACTCGAAGGCGCCAGTTAGCACGAGACTCAACACCCGAGCAGCCGTATGCAACCTCGGATGGAGCCCAGGGTGCCGTAACACCTAGACGGACAGCCAAGTATGGGACTTCTACACCACGAGGAGGCAATCGTACAGTTACCACACCGTCGTCTCGCAAACG AATCATGGTTAAGAAGACACTCGAATTCACGCCCTTGGGCACCAGAAAGCTGTCTCTAGACTACCTGCAGTCGTCGCCATTCCAGCTAGCCCGGTCCCAACTGCATGTTGCCTCTGTGCCAGCAAGTTTGCCTTGCAGGGAGAGCGAGTTCAGCATGGTGTATTCGTATTTAgaggccgccatcgcggACGGTATAGGAACATGCATCTACATTGCTGGAACGCCTGGAACTGGGAAGACAGCGACGGTACGGGAAGCTATTTCCCGTCTGGATGAATGCGTAAGGGCTGATGAGCTTGACGACTTCATCTTTGTGGAGATCAATGGCATGAAGATCACCGACCCTCACCAGTCCTACAGCCTTCTATGGGAGGCCCTCAAGGGCGAACGTGTCAGCCCCACACAAGCCATAGACCTCCTGGAGAGGGAGTTCAATAACCCCAGCCCTCGCCGCACGCCATGTGTCGTTCTGATGGACGAGTTGGACCAACTAGTGACGAAAAACCAAAGCGTCATGTATAACTTCTTCAATTGGCCGGGCTTGCGGCACAGCCGACTCATTGTTCTGGCTGTCGCAAATACAATGGATCTACCCGAGAGAACTCTCAGCAACAAGATTAGCAGTCGTATAG GCTTGACAAGAATTACTTTTCCCGGCTACAATCACGAACAACTCATGAAAATTATCCAGTCCAGACTTGAGGGTGTGCCTGGAAATGTTGTCGAGGCAGATGCCATTCAGTTCGCTAGCCGAAAGGTAGCTGCGGTAAGCGGTGATGCCAGAAGAGCCTTGGACATTTGCAGGCGAGCCGTtgagctcgccgaggccgagagtcGGACCGAGTCTTTAGCAGCAGGCCAGaaggggcggcggcccgTGGCGAGCAATGGCAAGGCATTCGTGTCGCCGGTTAAGGTCACAATAGCAACAATCAAGAGGGCGATCAATGAGGCAACCACCAACCCCACGCAGCAATATTTGCGGACTTTACCACTCGGACCCAAGCTACTTCTCAGCTCGCTTTTGGTCAAAATACAAAGAAACGGTACTATCGAGACGACATTTGGGGACGTCATGGATGAGTTGCATCGCATCATGAAGCCGGATTCAGGAGCAATGGATtccgtcatctcggccctCACAACCAAAACGCTAGTAGGCGATGCCGGTCAGGTCAAGGAGAGCATGCGGGTGGCTGAGGCTCTGGCTCTTAGGCAGGCGGCGATCGAGCTGGTGAGTGCAGGCATCATTGTCTTGGAAGCGCACAAAGCGGAGAGACCTAGCAAGATGCGCCTCGCTGTGGGAGACGAAGAAATCAAAATGGCGTTTCGGGACGATGGCGAAGTAAAGGCCCTGGGGCTGCACTTTTAG